The stretch of DNA TTCATCGGGCCTCCTCGGAACAGGACGTCATATGCGAAGAACCTTATATGCAAGCAAGCTAAGATGTCATCATGCAGGCCGCGATCGAAGCGCTCTCCCACCCAACCCGCCGGGCCATCCTCCGGCTGGTGCTGGACCGCGAACTACCCGTCGGTGCGCTGGCCCAGCAGACTGGCGTGAGCCAGCCGGCCGCCAGCCAGCACCTCAAGGTCCTACGGGACGCGGGACTGGTCCAGGGCCGGGTGGAGGGAAGGCGGCGCCTGTACCAGGTGGACCTGCAGGGACTCCAGCGGCTGCGCGCGGAGCTGGACACCCTCTGGGAGCCGGCGCTGCTCGCGCTCAAGCAGGCGACCGAAGCCAGCGACCGGCCATGAGACTCGCGTCCTACCAGGTCACGATCGCCGCTCCGGTCGAGGTGGTCTGGGCGCATCTGACCACGGCCGAGGGCCTGGTCCGGTGGGTCGGCCCTGAG from Actinomycetota bacterium encodes:
- a CDS encoding metalloregulator ArsR/SmtB family transcription factor, producing the protein MQAAIEALSHPTRRAILRLVLDRELPVGALAQQTGVSQPAASQHLKVLRDAGLVQGRVEGRRRLYQVDLQGLQRLRAELDTLWEPALLALKQATEASDRP